From the Lathyrus oleraceus cultivar Zhongwan6 chromosome 4, CAAS_Psat_ZW6_1.0, whole genome shotgun sequence genome, one window contains:
- the LOC127076404 gene encoding phospholipase D alpha 4 yields the protein MEEMPTLLHGTIEATIFKASPYTPFPLFNCICTNGKPAYVTIKIDNAKVAKTSKERNRVWNQTFHIQCAHPADSVITITLKTSNSKLGKYSIKAQQLINEGSLINGFFPLVMENEKPNPKLKLKFILWFKPAKLEESLAKVLSNEEFQGLMDAKFPQRSNCQVKLYHDAHHSPTFQPPFDPCGTPNNLFEDIYKAIEGAKHIVYIAAWSLNPNIVLVRDPHTKIQHARGMSLGELLKKKADEGVAVRVMVWDDETSLALVKNKGVMNTHDEDTLTYFNHTKVICEKCPRLHHKFPTLFAHNQKTITVDIKVAKSVSDREIMSFVGGLDLCDGRYDTEQHSLFQTLIKESHCYDFYQPNIEGASLNKGGPRVPWHDAHACVIGEAAWDVLTNFEQRWTKQCDASLLLPTSTLVNLMPRTNSNTSIESNWNVQVYRSIDHASVGEFCGNFTAEKSIHDAYVEAIRHAERFIYIENQYFIGGCQWWGKDKHCGCTNLIPIEIALKVVSKIKAKERFAVYIVIPMWPEGVPESEYVQDILHWTRETVTMMYRLIGEAIKESGEIGHPRDYLNFFCLANREHKGKGEYLPLDSPHPKTQYWHAQKNRRFMVNVHSKLMIVDDIYIILGSANMNQRSMDGKRDSEIAIGCFQSQDEVMKQKSLGDVHAYRMSLWYEHTNGFNELFLEPQSLECVKRMCSIGDQMWEIYSSEEIVDMEGVHLVTYPMRVTQEGYVRDLSNGVYFLDTNSLVKGKRSTLPPNLTT from the exons ATGGAGGAAATGCCTACACTCCTTCATGGAACAATTGAAGCTACCATCTTTAAGGCCTCACCTTACACACCATTTCCCCTCTTCAAC tGCATATGTACTAATGGAAAGCCTGCATATGTGACCATCAAGATAGACAACGCGAAAGTTGCGAAAACAAGCAAAGAAAGAAACCGTGTTTGGAACCAAACCTTTCATATTCAATGTGCTCATCCAGCTGATTCAGTTATCACCATTACATTGAAAACATCAAATTCCAAGTTAGGAAAATACAGTATCAAAGCCCAACAACTTATAAATGAAGGAAGCTTAATCAACGGATTCTTCCCTCTCGTCATGGAAAATGAAAAACCAAACCCGAAACTTAAGTTGAAGTTTATATTATGGTTCAAGCCTGCAAAATTGGAAGAGAGTTTGGCAAAAGTACTAAGCAATGAGGAATTTCAAGGGCTAATGGATGCAAAATTTCCACAAAGGTCTAATTGTCAAGTGAAACTTTATCATGATGCTCATCATTCTCCTACCTTTCAACCTCCATTTGATCCATGTGGTACTCCAAACAACCTATTTGAGGATATCTATAAAGCCATTGAAGGTGCAAAGCATATAGTTTATATTGCAGCTTGGTCCCTCAATCCTAACATAGTTTTG GTAAGAGATCCTCATACAAAAATCCAACATGCAAGAGGAATGAGTTTAGGCGAGCTGTTGAAAAAGAAGGCAGATGAAGGAGTGGCTGTGAGAGTTATGGTTTGGGATGATGAAACATCATTGGCCTTAGTTAAGAACAAAGGTGTAATGAACACACATGATGAGGATACTCTTACTTATTTCAATCATACAAAAGTTATATGCGAAAAGTGTCCTAGATTACACCACAAGTTTCCAACACTATTTGCTCACAATCAGAAAACTATAACTGTTGACATAAAAGTGGCTAAATCGGTTAGCGATAGAGAGATTATGAGCTTTGTTGGTGGTTTAGATTTATGTGATGGTAGATATGATACAGAACAACATTCATTGTTTCAAACACTCATTAAGGAATcacattgttatgacttttaCCAACCAAACATTGAAGGAGCTAGCCTTAACAAAGGAGGACCAAGAGTTCCTTGGCATGATGCTCATGCTTGTGTTATCGGCGAAGCTGCTTGGGACGTGTTAACAAATTTTGAGCAAAGATGGACTAAGCAATGTGATGCTTCTCTTCTACTCCCTACTAGCACCTTGGTAAATCTCATGCCTCGAACAAACTCAAACACTTCGATAGAAAGCAATTGGAACGTTCAAGTTTATAGGTCGATTGATCATGCTTCTGTTGGTGAATTTTGTGGAAATTTCACCGCGGAGAAGAGTATCCACGACGCTTATGTTGAAGCAATTAGGCATGCTGAGAGGTTTATATACATTGAAAACCAATACTTCATTGGTGGATGCCAATGGTGGGGAAAAGATAAGCATTGCGGTTGCACGAATCTAATTCCAATCGAAATTGCATTAAAAGTGGTGAGTAAGATCAAAGCAAAGGAGAGATTTGCAGTGTATATAGTTATTCCAATGTGGCCAGAAGGAGTGCCTGAAAGTGAATATGTTCAAGACATATTGCATTGGACTAGAGAAACTGTGACAATGATGTATAGGTTGATTGGTGAAGCAATAAAAGAAAGTGGTGAAATAGGACATCCAAGAGACTATTTGAATTTCTTTTGTCTTGCAAATAGAGAGCATAAGGGAAAAGGGGAGTATCTTCCACTAGATTCTCCTCATCCTAAAACACAATACTGGCATGCGCAAAAGAATAGAAGATTCATGGTTAATGTCCATTCGAAGCTCATGATAG TGGATGACATATACATAATACTAGGTTCGGCTAACATGAATCAAAGATCCATGGATGGGAAAAGGGACAGTGAGATTGCCATAGGATGCTTCCAATCTCAAGACGAAGTTATGAAACAAAAGAGCCTTGGTGATGTTCATGCATACAGAATGTCACTATGGTATGAGCACACAAATGGTTTCAATGAATTGTTCTTGGAGCCACAAAGTTTGGAATGTGTGAAGAGGATGTGTTCCATTGGAGATCAAATGTGGGAAATCTACAGCAGTGAAGAAATTGTAGACATGGAAGGTGTGCACCTTGTTACTTACCCAATGAGAGTAACACAAGAAGGGTATGTGAGAGACTTGAGTAATGGAGTTTATTTTCTTGATACAAACTCTCTAGTGAAGGGGAAGAGATCTACATTGCCCCCTAACTTGACCACTTAA
- the LOC127135676 gene encoding PRA1 family protein F3, whose translation MTTTYGTIPTSPTPPKLEYITRGKQRIKAGLGTRRPWKTMFDIRSLGIPARGAPEAISRIRDNISYFRMNYTMVMLLILFLSLLWHPYSLIVFVLLMAAWLFLYFLRDQPVIIWGRLVDDRLVVVVMAFVTVALLLLTHATVNIVAAVSVAVVVMVVHAVFRRTEDLFFEEEEQVIVSVAS comes from the coding sequence ATGACAACAACCTACGGCACAATCCCAACCTCCCCAACACCACCAAAACTCGAATACATAACACGCGGAAAACAAAGAATCAAAGCCGGCTTAGGTACTCGTCGACCATGGAAAACCATGTTCGACATCCGGTCACTCGGCATCCCCGCCCGCGGCGCACCAGAAGCAATTTCACGGATTCGTGACAACATCTCCTATTTCCGCATGAACTACACTATGGTGATGCTTTTGATTTTGTTTCTGAGCCTTTTATGGCACCCTTACTCGCTCATTGTTTTTGTTCTTCTAATGGCGGCGTGGCTGTTCCTCTACTTTCTCCGTGATCAGCCGGTGATTATATGGGGTAGACTTGTTGATGATCGACTTGTGGTTGTTGTTATGGCGTTTGTTACGGTGGCGCTGTTGCTTCTTACACACGCTACTGTGAATATTGTTGCTGCGGTTAGTGTTGCGGTTGTGGTTATGGTGGTGCATGCGGTGTTTAGGAGGACGGAGGATTTGTTCTTTGAGGAGGAAGAACAAGTTATTGTGTCTGTTGCTTCTTGA